The region GCAGACGAGTCAGATGTGTGAAGAAGTCGGCCGAGAAAACAacgatgtcgtcgaggtagcaaagacacgtcttccagcgcaagccgCGCAAGTcgttatccatcatgcgttcgaatgttgcgggggcattgcaaagaccaaatggcatgacgttaaattcgtatagtccgtcgggcgtgacgaaagcagttttttcatgaTCGCATTTTGACATTGGGATTTGCCAGTATCCAGAACGCAGATCCAGGGACGAAAAGAATTCCGCACCTTGCAgacaatcgagggcgtcatcgatgcgTGGTAGAGGATAAATGTCTTTCCTACTTATTGTGTTtaggcggcgataatccacacagaatcatatggagccatctttctttcgaaccagcacgaccggggatgaccaagggctgtgcgacggctgtataatcccacgctcgagcatgtcgtccacttgctcgttgaggactcgacgctctgtcgctgacaagcgatatgggcgctgtcgcagaggtggatgggagccgGTATCGATGGTATGGTGGACATGTGAAGAACGCCCGAGGGGAGACTGGCACGCGTCAAACGATGAACGAAATTGGTGTAACAGGTGGAACAGCTGGTCACGGTAGGGAGAAGTGAGATCTTGATCGATGGCGCTATACAGAATGTCAGAGGGCGGTGGGGATGACAGGGGAACAGGAGTAAGAGAGTCCAGCGATGGCGGGAGAGCAGTTTCTCGGTCGTCGTCAAGTTGCAGAAGTTCAGCCGGTTCGACGCACCCAAGGCATTCACCATGAATCAGGGTCACTGGAGATGAGAGGGTTGCTGACGAGCGTGGCTGTCGTTCCGGAGGTCACCGTGAGGACAGCGAAGGGTAGCGGCATGTTCTTGCGGCGAAGAAATAACTCCGAGGGGGTAAAGAGTACAGTTACAGCAGTTTGGTTGCGTGGTGAGgcgcacgagagggatacaaggaCAGAGGAATTTGCCGGGAGCTCGACATCGTGAGACAGGTGTACTTTGGCCGGATATTCAGGAGACGTTGCGGCCGGGTAGGCGTTGGGCAGGGCAGGAGAGGATCAGGAATTGAATGATGTACAAGGCGTCTTCAATAACGACTCGCGCGGTGCAGGTTGCGAGCGGCTCGACctgttcggcggtagcagtgcgaagagaaactcccgaaaatggcgtcatgactttcttcagttttcgacaaaatttcgcgtccataattgagacagcagctccggtgtccacgagagcataggttgcaacaccttcgacaaaaacatcaataacgtttgttggtgagagcagaggccttgtagagttcccaggggacgcagctcttgcctcgggaactgcgctcattagATTTCCGCAGCGGAAGGGCTGGCCCGACGGCGCATAGGAGATAGGGAACGGCGCCGCGGAGAAGAGGAACGATGAGAGGTGGCAGTCTGGCGGTTGGTGGAGAAGGCAGGAGGCAATGGGTCCGCTTGCACGCGGGGCGGCTGTATGTAAGACCCATACGCAGATGGTGGCAGGGCGTCAGCAAGCGAAGAAGGACGTCTGCGGCAGTAGCGGGctacatggccggcgaagccgcagGCGAAGCAGATAGGCCTATTGTCGCGAGTACGCCACACACGACCGTAGTGCGAGACTGCCGGCGTGAAGCGAGGCGACGGTTGTGCCACCTGAGCCCGATACGAGAAATCAGGCGGGGGCGTCGAAGGTGGCGGCGCTTGAGTGGCGTCTTGAAAAGGGCTCAAGAGATGGGATGGTGGTCTGGCAAGAAcggcggcgtacgtaagaggggcAGCAACAGGTTGCTGGGGCAGGGGtggcagggcctccgcgacttggGCTCGGATCGTCTGCTGAAGGGTGGGAGACAGCGCTGGCGGGGGGTTCCGAACTCCAGAGATGAGCGCTAGTTGGCGTGCGATCTCCTCTCGAATGAACTTCTGAATGTCATGCCTGAGCTGCTGCCCTCCTGCGGTCTCGACATCAGCGGACAGGACGTCAGCAGGCTGTACGGTGCGAAGAGTGAGGACGCGTAGCTCGCGGAGctcctcgtagctctggcagaggctgatgacggaggccacgggggccggctgcttggctagaagcatttggaatgcatcttcatcgatacccttcatgatattttggatcttatcagcctcggtcatatcgctgttcacgcgcttgcaaagatccaccacgtcctcaatataactagtaaatgtctcgccaggctgctgagcccgttcgcgtaagcgctgttcggcgcgAAGTTTGTGCGCGCCAGGACGGCCAAATACCTCAGTGAAGCTCGTCTtgaacgtggaccatgtggcgatatcggcttcgtggttacggaaccagaggttggcgacatcagccaggtaaaagatgacgttgtttagtttcatggcgtcgtcccagcggttgtgcgtgctgacccgctcgtaggaagccagccagtcctcgatgtcagagtcgccgagcccactgaagacagcCGGGTCCCGTTGTCGAGGTGTGCCGGAGCAGACAAGCGGAGCAGCCGGTGGCTGGGGAGCCAGGGGGGCGTTATTCGACATTCCTGACGttacagtgccgctgcggagctccaggacgggatcaggagcaacctccaccacttgaaacggggtttaatagctcaggaaccaccagaaccaggaaggcagaaccagtcgcagaacgaggccttctaggcgtccgcggttattctagagcccggcagcagcacgcgctcagcgatagcactgccgctacctcgttgtcacatctgCGTCTTtacacaccaaatgttacgagcagttcgaaggagaacctccggagacgagacgtaaaactgtggcggtccctcCGAGCGCGCGGAAGAGaagtccgagcgcgcgagcggaagagaaacatctttctccacggatgcaggcgctttttcttctatGCCTGCACCTCTATCACTAATATTCTTAAAAAAGTGGCTTACCATCCGTTCCTGATAGAAATCGTATTTGTCGCTTGAAATTATTTTTACAGTTAATTAATGGACATTCCAACAGTGACATCTCGAAAACTGTAATTACTCTAGTGGTTATGCTACACGCCTGCGACATTACCTCTCCGTAAAGCCTTTTATCTACGAGAACGAACTGAtacaaatattcctattttcctagaACCATTACCGAACGGAACAACCTTGCCGGTCATATAGTAGAATTCTTTGCCCCATTTTGAGGCGCTCCTGCAATAAGTGACGAATTTTTTAGGGTTCGTTTCCTCCGTAATTTGTACTGTTTTACTCAAAGTGCTTGATTATAACCTGTTATATGCTTGGCTCGATGACTATAGGGTATGTATTATAATGTTGTGATAACGAACAATACAGTGTGATGCAGTAATTTAGCTGCTATTGACGCCTTGCCTGATGTATTTTTCTTGTTGTCCTTTGGTGTTATATAAATGTATGTACCCACCTGCGAGATTCTTCATTtcaagaccgcagtatttataaataataaaataaatgaaaacccAGCGGTTTCTGTATCCTCGACATCACAAGGCGGGCGCCACGCCAAgcccgctttcccaaggatcactatATAATCTCGCGCACTATGCTGAATGCttccaaaaagaaaacacggaaaataCATTTCGTATCGCTAGGCTAAAAAACTTTTCTAGCGCCCGCCGTTCACGGTGTGCGTGCAAGCACCTCAAAGCAGCGAACAGCGCGCAGCAGAAGAGGCGGGGCGAGTATGCATGGCCTTACGACGTCAGCGACCAGGGGTTGCCAGACCAGCTAGCTATTCGCAAAAGAAACGACTAAAATTATTTCAGACAATATCTACCGCATCAAATCAACTGAAACTTCGGGGAGTTGTAAGTTGACGTGTTGGAAATTAAACGCAATAAGCAGGGCATGCATGAAATTAGGCTGTTCATGGCCCCTTTAATTTAGCCGCGACATGCAAGGTTGCATGACGATGTCAGAGCTAAGACGAGGAAGACTACCTCCGACAGCGTTGGGCTTAGAACCAAGATTTATTGCGCTGCACGCGCGGCGTGGCCCAGTGCCAACTTCGTCTTCATTGAGCGGCGCCGCGCACGGCGCGAGTTCTGGCCGGCGACAAGGGCGCGACGCGTGGTGCGCTACAGGTGCTACAGGGCTCCCACAGGGGCCGCCGAGCAGACATGTTTTGATGAGGCCGCAGTAGAAGGGTGGCAGGGTTGAAGCGAGAGTGGGTGGATGGACCGTGGTTGGAGGAGCGGCAACATAGACTGGTATGAGTCTGTCAGTAGACACGACATCTTCAAGACCGTTTATGTCGAGCGTGAACTTCTTAGGCGTACGATGGAGCAAGCGAAACGGTCAAATGTAGGGCGATGTTAGGAATGGACTACCGCGGTCACGCTGGACTAAGACATGGCGGCAAGAGCCTACATCCCAGCTGACAAACACGGACTGAAGGTGACGGTCAGCATGGATGAAAGCAGTAATGTGTCGAAATGTGTTGCGCAAGCCCCGGAGGTGGGTGGAAGCATCATGGATGAATGGAGGGGACGAATGCGAGAAGGGAGGCGCAGGGGAACGCCGTAGACTAGCTAAGCAGAAGAGTAGCCCAGGTCAGCCTTCAGTCCCGAGTGGATGCCCAGAAGGATGAGGGGGTCgaaggtggtcggaccagcgTACCCTGATAAGTGATAGGGGCAGCCGACAGTTGTCGATTAAGACGTCCCACCATGCCATTAGCAAAAGGATGGTAGGTGGTGGTATGAATGTGGCGAACGCCCAAAATGCTGGCAGGGGCGGTGAACAGGGCCAATTGAAACTGATGGCCGTGGTCAGGTCTGACGCAAGAGGGGCAGCCAAAACGAGACACCCAGCCGGCCATGAAGCCCCTAGCAACTGTTTGTGCCGTAGTGTCAATAATGGGCAGCGCAtcgggccagcgggtgaaacAATTCACACATTTGAGCAGGTAACAGGGCCACGTGATGAAGGGAGGGTTCCAAGGTCTATGTGGACGTGGGCAAACGACGCGTCGGAAGTCGAAAAGAAGAGGCAGGCGTGACGGTATGTCGGTGAACTTTGACGCACTGGCACTGAAGGCAGGTGCGTTCCGATCGGCGGACGTCGGCgttgatgcttggccaaaggaagCAAGATGTGACCAGCTTCTGCGTCGCACGGATACCAGGTGGCTCAAGCGGTGCggtttttcaaaaatggtgcggCGGAAGGCCAAGGGTACGCAGGGGCGCGAGCCGCTAGTGGATATCTCGCACGTAAGGAACCGGTAGGAAAACGGCAGTGGGCATTCGGCGAAGGACAGGAACGTGGATGAGGAGCCAAGACGATGCAACTCTGGATCgttgcgctgtgcagccgctaggtcatccatgtccactggtgattcggaCGACATGGCACTAACATGggaaagcgcatcagcagcagcattctccgggccatggacgtgacggagatccactgtaaactcGGGAGATCAAACACAGTTGGCGCATCTCGCGTGCAGTGCAggtgctgtggttcctttggaaggcaaacgtCAAGGGCTTATGGTTCGTGGTGACGTGAAAATCCCGGTCCTGCAGGAAGTGGGAAAAAATGTTTGATGGTGAGTTAAAGTGCAAGGAGTTCtcgaccgaaggtgctgtatttagCCTCAGGTGGCTTCGGTTTTTATGCGAAGAAACCGAGAGGCTGCCAATCTGTAACCTGTCTCCAACCCCAGACTGCCAACCTGCGATCGgtcggagctaaggcgacggAGAACTAGCTCCGACAGCATTGGCCTTCGAACCAAGATTTATTGCGCTGCACGTCCACCGGCCCAGTGCCAACTTCGTCTTCATTGACCGGCGCCCCGCATGGCGCGAGTTCTGGCCTGCGACTAGAGTGCGACGCGAGGGCCGCTTCATGGACGCATCATTTTATAGGTACCATTAAGCTAATGGCTATATATACAGAATTGGTCTTCCTTTACCtaacattcatatatccctgggagtcctcataccacaaatggcgcaatggtgcagcagttaaaCTCTGTGGCACCGCCCTgggatggtaggtgctgccacctgtggggcttgtgcaaTCCAGGCTGTCTGCGGGCGACATGAGGACtccatcttttatgggtaccatcgagtgtcggcacacacacacacacacacacacacacacacacacacacacacacacacacacacacacacacacacacacacacacacacacacacacacacacacacacacacacacacacacacacacacacacacacacacacacacacacacacacacacacacacacacacacacacacacacacacacacacacacacacacacacacacacacacacacacacacacacacacacacacacacacacacacacacacacacacacacacacacacacacacacacacacacacacacacacacacacacacacacacacacacacacacgcacacacacacgcacgcacgcacgcacgcgcacacacacacacacacacacacacacacacacacacgcacacacacacacacacacacacacacaaggacaCCCAATTAGCCGATACCATCACTCGAGGCCTTTGCCATATTTCTCAAATTCATTCTGttctgtgtcagctgcggccatcctatctccgcaaacttccttatctcattcgctcacctagctttctgccgcttCCTGCTGCTCTTGCCTTTCCTTGGAATCCGTTCCAATACGCTTGAGGACCATCGGTTAACTTGcgttcgcattatatgccctgtccacgcccatttattcttcttgaCTTGGATTATATATGTCATGGACCCGCGTTTGTACCCTTGCCCACTCTCCCCTTTTcctgtttcttaacgttacacatataattttcctttccataactcCTTGCGTGGCTGCCAATTTTAGTTGAATCCTTcccgttatcctccacgtttttgtcctataggtgagtaccgctaagatactGCTGTTATATGCCTTTCTTTTGAGGGAGATTGGTTAtatgctattcatgatctgagagaacctgccacatgtgctccccccattcttatccttctagttatttccctctcatgatccggatcagctgtcactacctgccctaagtagacgcattcctttaccacttccagcacctgcacctcgctgccaattgtgaactgctgttgccttgctagagtgttgaacattactttggttttctgaatattaatttttagacccgccgtGCTGCTCAgtctgtgtaactcattgattatACTTGGCAgttatctcctgagtgacttagcaaggcactGTCCTCAGCGAATTTAACTCTTATGCCCaaatgtaatacgaaggcaagataaccgctggttcttaattataacggagtggattctaagagaaggcaagcgtagcagggggcggcagtaagttaggtgtgcggatgagattcagaagtttgagAGCATACGGTGAGCGctgctggcagaggacagggttaattggagagacatgggagaggcctttgctctgcagtgggcgtagtcaggctgatgatgatgatgacatctaaAGTGTGCTTATTCTTTTAGCTATTACCTCGGAAGTAGCTTGTAAACGCGGAAAATATACTCATTAATCAGTAGTTTTTGCTTTTGAAGTCCTTGACATCCTCTTTCTTATGGATTATAGAAATGTTAGCGTCCTTCCAAGCTTCCTCTACTCTCGAGGTCTTGTGCCGTTGAGCACACACGGTTGCAAGTTTCTCTACCACACTATCCCTACCGTACCTCAACAAATGTGCAGTTACTTGATTTTTTCCCATGGCGCTTATAACTTTCGCGTTCATTGTATGCCTTCCTGTACTTCCTATCCAGCAGCCGGTGGCGTATATGCTTCCTCGACACTATGGGCCGTGTCACTGGCGTCCCGATTATTTCGGCTACTTTTTAAACCTGTGCTAAATTTTTCGACTTTGTTAGCTTGAGTCTGGGCTGAAATTAATTAGCGCTCCAAACAGTAAAAGAACCTATGCCCTACCAGCTGCACTTGAGTACCGGACGCTGGGGATAGACTACGGCAAGTGGTCGATTTTGAGCAACGATGAGAGATAGCACGCAGTAGGTTGTGGATTGTCTTTTGAAACCTTGCCTGTATTTTCTTGGTCGTACCATAAATGATTAAGGTGCCCGGGAGATAAGGGCCGGACGTTTGAAGCAGCCTTTGATTTTTATAAATCTCAGAACATTAGTGTTCTTCTTAAAGTGTGCATATAAAAGATGGCCTCGTCCAAGACTTTGACGAGGTCGTTTTCAGAACCTGTCGGAAAGATGCGCCACCAAATCTAGGATCCCTGGGCCCCGGCATGTTTCTATTGAACAGCTCGCACTATTTTTCTGCATTAGTTGACATATATGTCCCTAAGTTTGCATATGACATACGCGATTATAATCGTTCCGTTTACACGCGTATTTATAGAAATTAGTCCAGTTACCATCAAAAGCGTCAGGCTATATACGATAGCTTCGCAAATGTCGAGCTGCTGCAGTTGTGAGATTTACATTTGCAGTACTTTTGCCGTCATGGAATCATTGACAGACCTGCTTCGACATACGTGGCAAAGCTGCCCGAGCAGCAGCCTCAAAGAAAGGTTTGAAGTCTTCCGGTTTCGCGCTTACCTGCTAGCTTTATGTTTGTACTTACTTGAGCGCTACAGTGGAAGCATCAGCCTGGATGTGATGACAGCCATTACAGCTGCCCCGTCGGAGCGGCTGCAGAGCCTTACTGTACCGTCCTCTTGCAGCAGTCCTCTTGTGCCCACACCATTCTCCGTTAACCACAACGGTCTGTGGACAACATATGTGCTCACAACAGTTCGGCTTAATCACATTGAGTCGTCAGTCTATTGCCAAGACAGTGCTGTCGCTATGCAAGGCTTTACATCATATCACGCCTAAAAGCGGTACACTCCTGTCATGCTGCAAATAGCATCCCTTTAAAGAGTACCGCCGCTGGAGTACAGACCAGAAGTCGCTCCTGGAGAACGCCGTGGCCCCCGCACCGTCAGCGGTGCCTTCATCTTGGGCTCCTCCGGAGGTAACGGCGTCTTCCTCGCCAGGAGGAGCGGCCGGGTATAGAAGTGCACGAAGAAAGGGATAAGTTTAGCCCGTTTTGTTTCGGTGGCGGCGCGTGGGACAGCCACCGCAGAAGGAGGAGCCGCTTCCTCGGGCCCCCCATCGCATTGTGGCGCCGTTGTGCACAATGGCGCAGCCACAATGGGGGAATGCGCGCATATGCGCGCTCTCTGCCGCCGCCGGCGGATCATCTCGGCACTTTCACCGGCGCGCAAACCGGTTGCGCCGACTCGGTGGCCTCGATCGGCGGCGGCCGGCGCAACTTCTTCGGCGTCGGCCAGAAGCGGCCCATTCGCCGAGCACGCTGCCGCCATGAGTGCAGGCTCCCCGGATTACCCCTGCTGCTCCCGCGGCGACCTCCGCAGCTGAGAGAGAGCCCCGTGTGCAGTGTGTGCGTTGTGTGTTGTCCTCGTCCAGGATGCCCGCGCCTCTCTTCCTCCTCGCCTGCCTGCTCGCCGCCGGTGAGTGCCGGACCCGGGTTCCTCGGAGGGTCCCGTTACTCGTCCGCCGCTGCTCCCGCCGCGGAGGCGTGGACGGAAGCCACGCAAATAGCGGGCCCTGTATAACGGTGACGTGATGCTTGCGGAACATAGCGGCGGAACGGGTCGCATCGCGATAACTGGTCGGGCTGCCCGAGCGCACTTGTTTGTGCCTCTTGCTTGTCTTGAAGGATGAGAAACAAGGTGGCATGAGAGCTGCTAAACGAATCCTTGGGCTTTCCAAAGGCTCTTCAAAGTTTTTCTTTTCAACAAAGGTGCTTTCGTTTTCTAGCTTCTGGGTTTGGCAATCCGAAAGTGACACACACGTTTACAGGGCCAGTGAGAGCCGTCATTTGGAATCCGTGAAGAAGGTGTGACTCatctttgtcttctttttttactaAGTACGCGTGCAGCCTCGCAGGGCGTCAGATGGAGCGGAGTCCTATTTAAGGCACCTCTGCCATATACTTGATGTAGCCGCTTGCCAGAGGAGGCCCGCGCGGCCCGCCGGGGTCGCACTTGAACGAGGTTGCGCGAAGACACGACTCGTCCGCAATCAGGCCTCCGCTTTCTTTATCTTGCCGCGTCAGCCTCTAGGCCTTCTCCTGCTTTAGTGCAGCGGTATCGAACCATTTTCACCGTTTGCTAAGCGAAAACCAGGTTCTATCGTAGCCCTGCATCTTTCCTGGTCCTTTTTGTTTTAGGCGGACGTCGCGGACGCGTTGCGAAGATGAATTTACTGTGGGGAGTGATGTGAAAGCCTGGGATAGTTAGCACCAGGAGGAGCAACGTCCGCGTTCCTATTAGTCCCATGACGGTATTCTCGACACGTCCCTGGACAAGATGCGTCGCTTGAGTTTCCAGTTCACAGAAGATGCCAAGCGAGCGTATTTTGCTACTTTGGCTGGTACTCCCACGGCCAAGTAGATTTCTCGATGGCCTCCGTGGCGCTGTCAAGACCCAGCTGCACAAATGCTTTGTCCGCACCGGCCCTCCGTGGGATGCCGTCTTTTGCACGCCGTATGATTCTAAGCTCGGtcttgggccgccgcggtggctcagtggttatggcgctcggctgctgacccgaaagacgcgggttcaatctaggccgcggtggtcgaatttcgatgcaggcgaaattctagaggcccgtgtactgtgccatgtcagtgcatgttaaggaagcccaggtggtcgaaatttccggagcccttcattacggcgtcccttatagcctcagtgactttgggacgttaaacccccataaaccataaacctaatcTAAGTTCGGTCTGTGGCTTCTCTGGTGGCCACGCATTTTGCGGCGCGAATAACCCGATTAAGGAATTACGGCGTGAGAGAATTATTATGGTGCCCCGCTGATGTTGCTTTGGGCTTGTTAATGAATGTGACGCGTAAAGCCAACATTGAATGACGCCTGAAAACGCCGCACCTTGCAACAGAAGCGAGGCAAATGCTGTTTTGGATACGTCATAATAATAACGTCGGGTCAACGCTGGCCGAACGAGGCGACTCGTGAGGGTGCGCCGCCGGGGGAACTTCGCTGATGAACTGGCATTGCCGGGACGTATGTTCTGAGAGGCAAGCGATGATGCGTGTACGTAACGGGGTTCAAGCGGGTGATTCCGGCCTGCCGAAACAGGAGGGACGGGGAGCGGAATGGGCGTCAAACCAGACACCCGCGCGCGGGGAAAAACAAGCGATGAAACCGACGCAGCGCCTCCAGCTCCATGCGTAGACTTTCCGGACTCGCATACGCCAACCGGTTATTGTAGTCTTGAACAAGCGCAAGTACTGGGCTGCGCATACTTATGCAGTCTTACGGCAGGATTTGTTATTCTTGACACCGAAGTGAGTGAAAGGACGTGAGAAAATGCATCCCTTACACACGCATGCTCGCGTCACCAGAGCTCGTTGCGATGGCTATGGTCCTTTTCTTTCTTAACTGATTCCTTCAGCACAGCTTCACAAgcgctttcttttccttttttcaggCGCAATGCTCGAGGATTTTCAACTGTTTTCAGGGTTAGTTTCGATAGCTGAAGCTGGTATTTTGCT is a window of Amblyomma americanum isolate KBUSLIRL-KWMA chromosome 4, ASM5285725v1, whole genome shotgun sequence DNA encoding:
- the LOC144129480 gene encoding uncharacterized protein LOC144129480; amino-acid sequence: MSNNAPLAPQPPAAPLVCSGTPRQRDPAVFSGLGDSDIEDWLASYERVSTHNRWDDAMKLNNVIFYLADVANLWFRNHEADIATWSTFKTSFTEVFGRPGAHKLRAEQRLRERAQQPGETFTSYIEDVVDLCKRVNSDMTEADKIQNIMKGIDEDAFQMLLAKQPAPVASVISLCQSYEELRELRVLTLRTVQPADVLSADVETAGGQQLRHDIQKFIREEIARQLALISGVRNPPPALSPTLQQTIRAQVAEALPPLPQQPVAAPLTYAAVLARPPSHLLSPFQDATQAPPPSTPPPDFSYRAQVAQPSPRFTPAVSHYGRVWRTRDNRPICFACGFAGHVARYCRRRPSSLADALPPSAYGSYIQPPRVQADPLPPAFSTNRQTATSHRSSSPRRRSLSPMRRRASPSAAEI